A stretch of the Terriglobia bacterium genome encodes the following:
- a CDS encoding sodium-translocating pyrophosphatase, whose translation MVVTVVFALLTLFSTASLAQQAAPASQQMSGEASLKLPDLSKVPFLNGIDGHSLLLIGILFCIFGLLFALVQYMQLKNLPVHRAMREMSELIYETCKTYLVTQGKFLAILWAFIAVVIVLYFGVLLKDEYSIGTVIIILGFSVVGILGSYGVAWFGIRVNCFANSRVAFASLKGKPYPCYAIPTKSGMSIGMALISVELLIMLIILLFIPGDYAGPCFIGFAIGESLGAAALRIAGGIFTKIADIGSDLMKIVFKIKEDDARNPGVIADCTGDNAGDSVGPSADGFETYGVTGVALITFILLAVKSPTIQVQLLVWIFVMRVMMLVSSAGSYFINGAWAKAKYAGADEMNYETPLTTLVWLTSIISIALTYLISYLMIPNLGGDTSLWWKLASIISCGTLAGAVIPELVKVFTSTESRHVKEVVTSAREGGASLDILSGFVAGNFSCYYLGGSMIILMSIAYYVSLQGLGAMLPATNTPLMLAPAVFAFGLVAFGFLGMGPVTIAVDSYGPVTDNAQSIYELSLIETLPGIEGELKRDYNIAANFERAKYLLEANDGAGNTFKATAKPVLIGTAVVGATTMIFSIIMALTQGLTINVDKLSLLHAPFFLGMVTGGAMIYWFTGASTQAVSTGAYRAVEFIKANIRLEGVEKASVEDSKKVVEICTQYAQKGMWNIFLAVFFGTLTFAFIEPFYFIGYLIAIAIFGLYQAMFMANAGGAWDNAKKIVEVELQQKGTDLHAATVVGDTVGDPFKDTSSVAMNPVIKFTTLFGLLAVSLAVKLTNEVGSGWSHIIALCFFAVSFTFVYRSFYSMRIGTLESAQTAGVEREKETVAR comes from the coding sequence ATGGTGGTCACGGTCGTATTCGCTCTGCTCACGCTGTTCTCAACCGCTAGTTTGGCTCAGCAAGCCGCGCCCGCCTCACAGCAAATGAGCGGTGAAGCCAGCCTCAAGCTGCCCGACCTTTCCAAAGTTCCCTTTCTCAACGGAATTGATGGCCACAGCCTGCTGCTGATCGGCATCCTGTTTTGCATTTTTGGGCTGCTGTTCGCCCTCGTCCAATACATGCAGCTCAAGAACCTGCCGGTGCACCGCGCCATGCGCGAAATGTCGGAACTAATTTACGAAACCTGCAAGACTTATCTGGTCACGCAGGGCAAGTTCCTGGCGATTTTGTGGGCGTTCATCGCGGTGGTCATCGTGCTCTACTTCGGAGTCCTGCTGAAGGACGAGTACTCCATCGGCACGGTGATAATCATCCTCGGCTTCAGCGTGGTGGGAATTCTGGGCAGCTACGGTGTGGCCTGGTTCGGCATCCGGGTAAACTGCTTCGCCAATTCGCGCGTCGCCTTCGCCAGCCTGAAGGGCAAGCCGTACCCGTGCTACGCCATCCCGACCAAGTCGGGCATGAGCATCGGCATGGCGCTGATCAGCGTGGAGTTGCTGATCATGCTGATCATCCTTCTGTTCATACCCGGCGACTACGCCGGGCCGTGCTTCATCGGGTTCGCCATCGGCGAGTCGCTGGGCGCGGCGGCGCTGCGTATTGCTGGCGGCATCTTCACTAAGATCGCCGACATCGGCAGCGACCTGATGAAGATCGTCTTCAAGATCAAGGAAGACGATGCCCGCAACCCCGGCGTGATCGCCGACTGCACCGGCGACAACGCCGGCGACTCGGTGGGCCCCTCCGCCGACGGTTTCGAAACCTACGGCGTGACCGGCGTTGCGCTCATCACCTTCATCCTCCTCGCGGTGAAGAGCCCGACCATCCAGGTGCAACTGCTGGTCTGGATCTTTGTCATGCGCGTGATGATGCTGGTGTCGAGCGCCGGTTCCTACTTCATCAACGGCGCCTGGGCCAAGGCGAAGTACGCGGGCGCCGACGAGATGAACTACGAGACGCCTCTGACCACGCTGGTGTGGCTGACCTCCATCATCTCCATCGCACTCACCTACCTTATTTCTTACCTGATGATTCCCAACCTGGGAGGCGACACCTCGCTGTGGTGGAAGCTGGCGAGCATCATTTCCTGCGGCACACTCGCCGGGGCGGTGATTCCCGAGCTGGTGAAAGTCTTCACCTCGACCGAGTCTCGCCACGTGAAAGAAGTGGTGACCTCGGCGCGCGAAGGCGGTGCGTCGCTGGACATCCTCTCCGGCTTTGTGGCCGGCAATTTCTCCTGCTACTACCTGGGCGGCTCGATGATCATTCTCATGTCCATCGCCTACTACGTCAGCTTGCAGGGACTTGGCGCCATGCTCCCCGCCACCAACACGCCGTTGATGCTGGCGCCGGCCGTGTTTGCCTTCGGCCTGGTCGCGTTCGGCTTCCTCGGCATGGGCCCGGTGACGATTGCCGTAGATTCTTACGGGCCGGTCACCGACAACGCGCAGTCCATCTACGAGCTCTCCCTGATCGAGACCTTGCCCGGCATCGAGGGCGAACTGAAGCGCGACTACAACATCGCCGCCAACTTCGAGCGCGCCAAATACCTGCTGGAAGCCAACGACGGCGCCGGCAATACTTTCAAGGCGACGGCTAAGCCGGTGCTGATTGGCACCGCGGTAGTGGGGGCGACCACCATGATTTTCTCCATCATCATGGCGCTGACCCAGGGCCTGACCATCAACGTTGACAAGCTCTCGCTGCTGCACGCGCCGTTCTTCCTGGGGATGGTCACCGGCGGCGCCATGATCTACTGGTTCACCGGCGCCTCCACCCAGGCGGTGAGCACGGGCGCGTATCGCGCGGTGGAGTTCATCAAGGCGAACATTCGGCTGGAAGGGGTGGAGAAGGCGTCAGTCGAGGACAGCAAGAAGGTGGTGGAAATCTGCACCCAGTACGCGCAGAAGGGGATGTGGAACATCTTCCTCGCCGTCTTCTTTGGGACCCTGACCTTCGCCTTCATCGAGCCGTTCTACTTCATTGGCTACCTGATCGCGATCGCCATCTTCGGCCTCTACCAGGCGATGTTCATGGCCAACGCAGGCGGCGCCTGGGACAACGCCAAGAAGATCGTCGAGGTCGAACTGCAGCAAAAAGGCACTGACCTGCACGCCGCCACCGTGGTCGGCGACACCGTGGGCGACCCGTTCAAGGACACCTCGTCGGTGGCCATGAACCCGGTCATCAAGTTCACCACGCTGTTTGGCCTGCTGGCAGTGTCGCTGGCAGTGAAGCTGACCAACGAAGTCGGCTCGGGCTGGAGCCACATCATTGCGCTCTGCTTTTTCGCCGTGTCGTTCACCTTCGTTTACCGCTCGTTCTACAGCATGCGGATTGGCACGCTGGAGAGCGCGCAAACAGCCGGGGTGGAGCGGGAGAAGGAGACGGTCGCGAGATAG